The following DNA comes from Desulfobaculum xiamenense.
CAAGAAGGTGGCCGTGGACCAGACCTCCGGCGAGAAGCGGCGCTTCGCCCTTGCCGCCTATATCCGTGGAGTGCTCGTGAGCATTGGCCACGAGTGCCGCCGAGCCGGGCATTCCATTCAAGTGGAATGTGACGAGGGTATCGAGCTGGAGAGCTATCCCGGAGCGTTTATGCAGATTCTCACGAATCTCGTCATGAATTCGCTGATGCACGGCTTCGACGGGGTCTCGGACGGCAGCATATCCATTTCCGCCCGTCGCGCGGGGGGCGATGTCGTTCTCGAATATGCCGACGATGGCGTCGGGATGGACGAGAAGACGCTCAAGAACATCTACGAGCCGTTTTTCACCACCAAGCGCGCCCGTGGCGGCACGGGGCTTGGCATGCAGATTGTCTACAATCTCGTGACCCAGACGCTCAAGGGCGACATCCGCTGCGAGAGCGCTCCCGGAAAGGGGACGCGGTTCACGATAACGGTACCCGCGTGTCTGGAGATGACGAATGAGGGATGACAGGCTTCTTTTCCCCGGCGGGCAGGGGGGCGAACCATTGGTCTTCGCCCGCGAGGATGATGCGGCCGTCGCCGACCGGGAGCGGTGGAAGCTGCTGGTCGTGGACGACGAGCGTGAGGTCCATGCGCTGACGCGGCTGGTGCTCGGCGATTTCCTGTTCGATGGCGTGGGGCTTGAATTCCTGCATGCCTATTCTGCGGCCGAGGCGCGCGGGGTGCTCGAACAGAATGGCGACGTGGCCGTTATCCTGCTCGACGTGGTGATGGAGACCCCGGACGCCGGACTGGTGCTGACGCAGTGGATACGCGAGGAGCTGGGCAATCCCTTCGTGCGCATCGTGCTGCGGACCGGGCAGCCCGGCGAGGCCCCGGAGAAGCGAGTGCTCCTCGAATACGAGATCAACGACTACAAGTACAAGACGGAACTGACCGACGAACGCCTCTTCGCGTCTCTGACCACGGCGGTGCGCTCGTATCGGCATCTGCGTGAATTGGAGCGGAGCAGAGCGGAGCTGGAGGTCGAGCGCGATAGGGCCGAGTCCGCCCGTCTGGCTCGCGACCAGTTCCTCGCGAACATGAGTCACGAATTGCGCACGCCTTTGAACGGCATCCTCGGGCTGACGAATCTCCTTATGGAAAAGATGGTGGCGGGCGAGGACATGGAATACTGCCGGATGATCCGCAAGTCCGGCGAGGGCCTGTTGGCCATTCTCAATAACGCCCTTGAGATGTCGAGCATCCGCGAGGGGACGTTGGTCCTTGAGGAGCGCCCGTTCCGCTTGCGCACCGAGATAGCGCGAACCATGGACGTGATGCAGATTCAGGCGGGCTGGAAGAGCCTCGAACTGCACTGGAATGTCGATCCGAGGGTTCCCGAGCGCCTTATCGGCGATGCTGCGCGACTCAGGCAGATTCTCGTCAACATGCTCGTCAACGCCATCCGGTTCACGGAGCGCGGTGCGGTGACGCTGTCGGTTTTCCTGCTGGACGAGAATTTCGCGGCGACCATCGGCGACAGGACGCCATCCCCTCGCGATGAGGACGAGATAGCCCTGTTTTTCGTGGTCAGCGATACGGGGATAGGGATTCCGGCTGACAGGCTCGAATCTATCTTCGAGCCGTTCTCCCTCGGGGAGGATTACATGACCAAGAGGCTGTCGGGCGCTGGATTGGGACTGGCCATTTCCCGCGACATCATCCAGCGCATGAACGGGTGCATCTGGGTCGAGAGCGAACCCACGGAAGGCAGTCAGTTCTATTTTTCCCTGTGCTTCAGGGTAGCGGAACCGATGGCCGGGTGATGGGGTGATGGGAATGCGCGACAAAAATCGAAATATGGTGTTTGCAGCCGAGAAGGCGGCCGCGACGAGCGACGATCCGCTGTGGAAGCTCATGATTGTCGATGACGAGGAAGAAGTGCATCGCGTCACGCGCATGGTGGTGCGGGATTTCTCCTTCGAGGGTCGAGGGTTCGAGTGCTTGAGCGCATACTCCGCCGCACAGGCGCGCGAGCTCATCAGGGAGCATCCGGAT
Coding sequences within:
- a CDS encoding ATP-binding protein: MRDDRLLFPGGQGGEPLVFAREDDAAVADRERWKLLVVDDEREVHALTRLVLGDFLFDGVGLEFLHAYSAAEARGVLEQNGDVAVILLDVVMETPDAGLVLTQWIREELGNPFVRIVLRTGQPGEAPEKRVLLEYEINDYKYKTELTDERLFASLTTAVRSYRHLRELERSRAELEVERDRAESARLARDQFLANMSHELRTPLNGILGLTNLLMEKMVAGEDMEYCRMIRKSGEGLLAILNNALEMSSIREGTLVLEERPFRLRTEIARTMDVMQIQAGWKSLELHWNVDPRVPERLIGDAARLRQILVNMLVNAIRFTERGAVTLSVFLLDENFAATIGDRTPSPRDEDEIALFFVVSDTGIGIPADRLESIFEPFSLGEDYMTKRLSGAGLGLAISRDIIQRMNGCIWVESEPTEGSQFYFSLCFRVAEPMAG